Proteins found in one Vallitalea guaymasensis genomic segment:
- the atpF gene encoding F0F1 ATP synthase subunit B, whose translation MYLVESWIINFDAQMVASILLHVISVLLLFFILSKLLFNPVREVLKKRKDGIAKEYDFIKDEKQKATELEKEYKDKLANINKEADKILEEARKKAQLKEREIIKNADEEAARLMARANKEIEREKDKVKDEIKDEMIEVAKILASKFVASSIDKKVSDKLLEETLDSIGEETWLN comes from the coding sequence ATGTACTTAGTAGAAAGCTGGATTATAAACTTTGATGCTCAAATGGTAGCTTCAATTCTTCTACATGTTATAAGTGTACTTCTATTATTCTTTATATTAAGTAAATTATTATTTAATCCAGTACGAGAAGTCTTGAAGAAAAGAAAAGACGGTATTGCTAAAGAATATGATTTCATTAAAGATGAAAAACAAAAAGCTACTGAGCTTGAAAAAGAATATAAAGATAAATTAGCTAATATTAATAAAGAAGCTGACAAGATTCTAGAAGAAGCTAGAAAGAAAGCTCAATTAAAAGAACGTGAAATTATTAAAAACGCTGATGAAGAAGCGGCTAGACTTATGGCTAGAGCTAACAAAGAGATAGAAAGAGAAAAAGACAAAGTTAAAGATGAAATTAAAGATGAAATGATAGAAGTTGCTAAGATTTTGGCAAGCAAATTTGTAGCATCATCTATTGACAAAAAAGTAAGCGATAAATTATTAGAAGAAACTTTGGATTCAATAGGTGAAGAAACATGGCTGAACTAA
- the rpiB gene encoding ribose 5-phosphate isomerase B has translation MIAIGSDHGGFELKQEVIKYLEANKIEYKDYGCYDQNSVDYPDFAKQVCQAIVDKECEKGILICGTGIGISMAANKVKGIRAALCHDCFSAKATREHNDANVLALGGRIVGVELALMIVDIFLSTEFSNDERHIRRINKIEID, from the coding sequence ATGATAGCAATTGGTAGTGATCACGGTGGTTTTGAATTAAAACAAGAAGTGATTAAATATTTGGAAGCTAATAAAATAGAATATAAAGATTATGGATGTTATGATCAGAATTCTGTAGATTATCCTGATTTTGCAAAACAAGTCTGTCAAGCAATTGTTGATAAAGAATGTGAAAAGGGGATACTTATTTGTGGGACAGGTATTGGTATATCAATGGCTGCTAACAAAGTTAAAGGTATTAGAGCAGCTCTATGTCATGATTGTTTTTCAGCTAAAGCTACTAGGGAACACAACGACGCCAACGTATTAGCTCTTGGTGGAAGAATTGTTGGAGTTGAGTTAGCTTTAATGATTGTTGATATATTCTTAAGTACTGAATTTTCCAATGATGAAAGACATATTAGAAGAATAAATAAAATAGAAATAGATTAA
- the atpE gene encoding ATP synthase F0 subunit C produces the protein MEQIDGKALILACSAIGAGLAMIAGIGPGIGQGFAAGKGAEAVGRQPGAQSDILRTMLLGAAVAETTGIYGLIVAIILLFANPLISKYMSLIG, from the coding sequence ATGGAACAAATCGATGGAAAAGCGTTAATCTTAGCATGTTCAGCAATAGGAGCAGGTTTAGCAATGATAGCAGGTATAGGTCCTGGTATTGGACAAGGATTTGCAGCAGGTAAAGGTGCAGAGGCTGTAGGAAGACAACCAGGTGCTCAATCAGATATTTTAAGAACTATGTTATTAGGTGCAGCGGTAGCTGAGACAACAGGTATTTATGGATTGATTGTAGCGATTATTCTTTTATTTGCTAATCCACTAATCTCAAAATATATGAGTTTAATTGGCTAA
- the atpB gene encoding F0F1 ATP synthase subunit A — translation MDIGIHHVKTLKIFGFDLWITESMVNVWLIGLVLIVIALIIRRTILKPKKVPAGVQNVIEWIVELLDNFTVSTMGENGRKFSSFYGCMFIFILVCNLSGLLLGPNFNNGKLGFGFLRPPTADASVTFALSLITFFMVQGYGIKVKGVGKWAKGLTEPLWPMTPLNIIGELANPVSLSFRLFGNILGGTIIMTLYYNLPWFALIGVPTALHGYFDVFAGVLQAFIFVMLSMTFVSSAME, via the coding sequence ATGGATATTGGTATTCATCACGTTAAAACCTTAAAGATTTTTGGTTTTGACTTATGGATTACTGAATCAATGGTAAATGTATGGCTTATAGGACTTGTTCTAATAGTTATTGCATTAATCATAAGAAGAACTATTTTAAAACCTAAAAAAGTTCCAGCAGGTGTTCAGAATGTTATTGAATGGATTGTTGAATTATTAGATAACTTTACAGTATCCACAATGGGTGAAAATGGTAGAAAGTTCTCTTCTTTCTATGGTTGTATGTTCATATTCATTTTGGTTTGTAACTTATCTGGTTTATTACTAGGTCCTAACTTCAATAATGGAAAATTAGGTTTTGGTTTCCTAAGACCACCTACAGCTGATGCATCAGTTACATTTGCATTATCACTCATTACATTTTTCATGGTGCAGGGTTATGGAATTAAAGTAAAAGGTGTTGGAAAATGGGCTAAAGGCTTAACAGAACCCTTATGGCCAATGACACCACTTAATATCATTGGAGAACTTGCTAATCCAGTATCACTAAGTTTCCGTTTGTTCGGAAATATATTGGGTGGTACGATTATCATGACTTTATATTATAATTTACCTTGGTTTGCACTTATTGGTGTACCAACAGCATTACATGGATATTTTGATGTTTTTGCAGGTGTATTGCAGGCATTTATATTTGTTATGTTGAGCATGACTTTTGTATCAAGTGCTATGGAATAG
- the wecB gene encoding non-hydrolyzing UDP-N-acetylglucosamine 2-epimerase, which yields MSKIKVMSIFGTRPEAIKMCPVVKALEKNEHTESIVCVTAQHREMLDQVLEVFNLEPDYDLNIMKERQTLAQITTRALEGLNNIISQVEPDIVLVHGDTTTTFIGSLAAFYNKVKVGHVEAGLRTYNKYEPFPEEMNRKLTGCLADLHFAPTDTAKGHLLKENVSEDDIFVTGNTVIDALSTTIRDDYKFKNDLLNHLDYNNKKIIAMTAHRRENLGEPLENICNAVLRIVEEHEDVEVVYAVHLNPAVRDVAHKILGKHERVHLVEPLEMQDMHNLLNNSYLVLTDSGGLQEEVPSMGKPVLVLRNVTERPEGVEAGTLKLAGTEENTIYEFTKSLIEDAEEYNKMANAVNPYGDGKASSRIVDIIINSLK from the coding sequence ATGTCAAAGATAAAAGTTATGAGTATTTTTGGAACAAGACCGGAAGCAATAAAAATGTGTCCTGTTGTCAAAGCTCTAGAAAAAAATGAACATACAGAAAGCATTGTATGTGTAACAGCCCAACATAGAGAAATGTTGGATCAAGTACTTGAAGTATTTAACTTAGAGCCTGACTATGATCTTAACATCATGAAAGAAAGGCAGACACTGGCACAAATCACAACCAGAGCTCTAGAGGGGCTTAACAATATTATTAGCCAAGTAGAACCTGATATAGTTCTTGTACATGGTGATACAACAACAACTTTTATTGGATCTTTGGCTGCATTTTATAATAAAGTAAAAGTTGGACATGTAGAAGCAGGACTAAGAACATATAATAAATATGAACCTTTTCCAGAAGAGATGAATAGAAAACTTACAGGATGTTTGGCAGATCTGCATTTTGCTCCTACTGATACAGCAAAGGGACACTTATTAAAAGAAAATGTATCAGAAGATGATATCTTTGTAACAGGTAATACAGTTATAGATGCCCTTAGTACAACAATAAGGGATGATTATAAATTTAAGAATGATTTACTAAATCATTTGGACTACAATAACAAAAAGATTATCGCCATGACTGCTCATCGTAGAGAAAATCTTGGTGAACCACTAGAAAACATATGCAATGCTGTACTTAGAATAGTTGAAGAACATGAAGATGTAGAAGTTGTATATGCTGTACATCTAAATCCAGCTGTTAGGGATGTGGCTCATAAGATATTAGGAAAGCATGAAAGAGTACATTTAGTAGAACCTCTTGAAATGCAGGATATGCATAATCTTTTAAACAACTCCTACTTGGTTTTAACTGATTCAGGAGGATTACAAGAAGAAGTACCTTCAATGGGTAAACCTGTATTAGTTCTTAGGAATGTTACAGAGAGACCAGAAGGAGTAGAAGCTGGTACATTAAAATTAGCTGGTACCGAAGAAAATACTATTTATGAATTTACAAAATCATTAATTGAAGATGCTGAGGAATATAATAAGATGGCGAATGCTGTTAACCCTTATGGGGATGGAAAAGCATCAAGTAGAATTGTTGATATTATCATAAATAGTTTAAAATAG
- the atpE gene encoding ATP synthase F0 subunit C, whose amino-acid sequence MLFANPLVTREGIGIVLAASAIGAGLAMVAGIGPGIGQGFAAGKSAEAVGKRPKLQSPIVRTMLLGQAVAQTTGIYALIIALVLLFVNVLK is encoded by the coding sequence ATGTTATTCGCTAATCCTTTGGTAACACGTGAAGGAATTGGAATAGTATTAGCAGCCAGTGCAATTGGTGCAGGGCTTGCAATGGTGGCAGGAATCGGTCCGGGAATAGGACAAGGATTTGCTGCAGGTAAAAGTGCAGAAGCAGTTGGTAAAAGACCTAAGTTACAAAGTCCTATAGTAAGAACTATGTTACTTGGTCAAGCAGTTGCTCAAACAACTGGTATATATGCACTGATTATTGCATTAGTATTATTATTTGTTAATGTTTTAAAATAA
- a CDS encoding ATP synthase subunit I: MNSEKSILIPLTIKITIIVVLSFAIGLFFVEDILAYGKGLALGGIFSILKLKLMEVTFKKALSKPPKDAQRYAHFHYFLRYLLTILVLVVGALEPTINLVGVIISIVSVKLAAYWQGYIEKPTPKDGSVEFLEWEDEEEESDF; encoded by the coding sequence ATGAACTCAGAAAAATCAATATTAATTCCACTAACAATTAAAATTACAATCATTGTAGTCCTTTCATTTGCAATAGGTCTGTTTTTTGTTGAAGATATTTTAGCTTATGGTAAAGGTTTGGCTCTTGGAGGAATATTTTCCATTCTTAAGTTAAAACTAATGGAAGTAACATTTAAAAAAGCATTAAGCAAACCTCCAAAAGATGCTCAAAGGTATGCACATTTTCATTATTTTTTAAGGTATTTATTAACTATTTTAGTATTAGTTGTTGGAGCATTAGAACCAACGATTAATTTAGTAGGTGTTATTATTTCAATTGTATCAGTGAAATTAGCCGCATATTGGCAAGGATACATAGAAAAACCTACGCCGAAAGATGGCTCTGTAGAGTTCCTGGAATGGGAAGATGAAGAAGAAGAGTCAGATTTTTAA
- a CDS encoding deoxycytidylate deaminase: MRPSWDEYFMDIVEIIKGRSTCLRRKVGAVIVKDRRILTTGYNGAPSGCKHCAEIGCLREQLNIPSGQRHELCRASHAEQNAIVQAAMHGVSIDGGTIYVTDQPCVICSKLIINAGLKRVVFKGSYPDELSMELLKEAGIIVDKYE; this comes from the coding sequence ATGAGACCATCGTGGGACGAGTATTTCATGGATATTGTTGAGATAATTAAAGGCAGATCTACTTGCTTAAGAAGAAAAGTAGGTGCTGTTATCGTTAAGGATAGAAGAATACTTACAACAGGTTATAATGGAGCACCATCAGGTTGTAAACATTGTGCTGAGATTGGGTGTCTAAGAGAACAATTAAACATTCCATCTGGACAGAGACATGAGCTCTGCAGAGCCTCACACGCTGAACAAAATGCAATAGTACAAGCTGCTATGCATGGAGTTTCAATTGATGGTGGTACAATATATGTAACAGATCAACCATGCGTTATATGTTCTAAGTTAATTATAAATGCTGGTCTGAAAAGAGTAGTTTTTAAAGGCTCTTATCCAGATGAACTCTCCATGGAGCTATTAAAAGAAGCAGGCATTATTGTAGATAAGTATGAATAA
- a CDS encoding ACT domain-containing protein produces MDKIISKLNITQNVTLITLANIPINNKSIAEIFTSLADADINVDMISQTSPLKGKINICFTLQDDVLFNAIQTLGTYKKQIPSLRIDVNSNNTKLSLYDENMKYKPGIAAKTMVILSEADIDIKMITTSEIDISYLIYASDEEKAIQSLKKIIKD; encoded by the coding sequence ATGGATAAAATTATTAGTAAACTTAACATTACACAAAATGTAACTTTAATTACATTAGCTAACATACCTATTAATAATAAAAGCATAGCTGAAATATTCACTTCTCTTGCAGATGCTGATATTAATGTGGATATGATTAGCCAAACATCACCCTTAAAAGGAAAGATAAATATATGTTTTACACTACAAGATGACGTATTATTTAATGCTATTCAAACACTAGGGACATATAAAAAACAAATACCTAGTCTCCGTATTGATGTTAATTCTAATAATACCAAGCTTTCACTATATGATGAAAATATGAAATACAAACCTGGAATCGCTGCTAAAACAATGGTTATACTATCAGAAGCAGATATAGACATAAAGATGATTACTACATCTGAAATAGATATTTCTTATCTCATATATGCATCTGATGAAGAAAAGGCTATACAATCACTTAAAAAAATAATAAAAGATTAA
- a CDS encoding glycosyltransferase family 4 protein: MFDFLKGINSNFIYIIAFVIAFVIACFTTPLSKKFAYKVGAIDMPKARGMNTKPMPLAGGISIVLGFLVTIALIAPSIKDLELIHLIGLIIGGVVITIVGLLDDIYDLPAKLKLFFQILAALIVIITGTTIHAISWPWAPGGVLLLGSFSNVITIIWIIGVTNAVNLIDGLDGLATGVSSIAALCLMFISILNGEPTAVLLTAALAGSCLGFLPHNFNPATIYMGDTGSTFLGFTLSVISIQGFIKSYTAITIIVAVLILGLPIFDTFFAILRRIANGKPVMQADRGHLHHRLVDRGYSHKRAVLTLYGISGGFGIAGILIAMNDIMFALIIIGLILVVWLLDFIARRIKNK, encoded by the coding sequence ATGTTTGATTTTTTAAAAGGTATAAATAGTAATTTTATATATATAATTGCTTTTGTCATTGCCTTTGTTATAGCATGTTTTACTACACCGCTCAGCAAAAAATTTGCTTATAAAGTTGGTGCTATTGATATGCCCAAAGCTAGAGGAATGAATACAAAACCAATGCCCTTAGCAGGAGGAATATCCATTGTATTAGGTTTTTTGGTTACCATAGCCCTGATTGCACCTTCTATCAAGGATTTGGAACTAATTCATTTGATTGGTTTAATCATTGGTGGTGTTGTAATAACTATTGTTGGATTACTGGATGACATATATGATCTACCAGCTAAATTGAAATTATTTTTTCAAATATTAGCTGCTCTGATTGTAATAATCACTGGGACTACAATTCATGCAATAAGCTGGCCATGGGCACCTGGCGGTGTTCTACTATTAGGTTCTTTTAGCAATGTCATAACAATTATATGGATAATAGGAGTAACTAATGCTGTTAATTTGATAGATGGATTAGACGGATTAGCCACAGGAGTATCCTCAATAGCAGCGCTTTGTTTAATGTTTATATCCATATTAAACGGAGAACCAACTGCTGTACTATTGACTGCGGCACTTGCAGGTTCTTGCTTAGGATTTTTACCTCATAATTTTAATCCTGCAACTATATATATGGGTGATACAGGATCAACGTTTTTAGGGTTTACATTATCAGTTATTTCTATACAGGGATTTATCAAAAGTTATACAGCCATAACAATCATTGTAGCTGTACTTATTTTGGGATTACCTATATTTGATACTTTTTTTGCAATACTTAGAAGGATAGCCAATGGTAAACCAGTTATGCAAGCGGATAGAGGGCATCTACATCATAGATTAGTTGACAGAGGTTATAGCCATAAAAGAGCTGTACTCACCTTGTATGGTATAAGTGGTGGATTCGGTATTGCTGGTATATTAATAGCTATGAACGATATAATGTTCGCTCTTATAATTATTGGTTTGATCCTAGTAGTTTGGTTACTTGATTTTATAGCTAGAAGGATTAAAAATAAGTGA
- a CDS encoding AtpZ/AtpI family protein, translating into MKFDPNIMKSLSLITQIGFLMAIPIIGCILFGNFLDRILSTGVLFLIIFTILGMLTAFRNLYVIAMKSSKKRKKDS; encoded by the coding sequence ATGAAGTTTGATCCGAATATAATGAAAAGCTTATCTTTAATAACTCAAATAGGTTTTTTAATGGCGATACCTATTATTGGTTGTATTTTGTTTGGAAACTTTTTGGACAGGATACTTAGTACCGGAGTACTATTTCTAATTATTTTTACAATATTGGGTATGCTGACAGCCTTTCGCAATTTATACGTCATAGCTATGAAAAGTAGTAAAAAGAGAAAGAAGGACTCTTGA